A stretch of Pseudomonas taetrolens DNA encodes these proteins:
- a CDS encoding adenine phosphoribosyltransferase — protein sequence MVFDDFCLKTLIRPVIDFPKPGVIFRDITPLYQSPRAMRVIADSFIERYVEADFSHIGAMDARGFLIGSVLAHQLNKPLILFRKQGKLPADVLAEGYQTEYGEAFLEVHADSLCEGDSLLIVDDLIATGGTLIAAANLVRRMGAQIFEAAAIIDLPELGGSRRLQEMGIPSFCLTEFSLTE from the coding sequence ATGGTCTTCGACGACTTCTGCCTCAAAACCCTGATTCGCCCTGTGATCGATTTCCCCAAGCCGGGGGTCATTTTTCGCGACATCACCCCGCTGTACCAATCCCCCCGCGCCATGCGCGTGATCGCCGATAGCTTTATCGAGCGCTATGTCGAGGCTGACTTCAGCCATATCGGTGCGATGGACGCCCGAGGATTTCTGATCGGTTCAGTACTGGCCCATCAACTCAACAAGCCGCTGATCCTGTTCCGCAAGCAAGGCAAATTGCCCGCTGACGTTTTGGCCGAAGGCTATCAGACCGAATATGGTGAAGCGTTCCTGGAAGTTCACGCCGACAGCCTGTGTGAAGGCGACTCACTGCTGATTGTCGATGACCTGATCGCCACCGGCGGAACGCTGATTGCAGCAGCCAACCTGGTTCGTCGCATGGGAGCACAGATCTTCGAAGCTGCCGCCATCATTGACCTGCCGGAACTGGGCGGTTCCAGACGCCTGCAAGAAATGGGCATCCCGAGCTTCTGCCTGACCGAGTTCTCGCTGACCGAGTAA
- the smc gene encoding chromosome segregation protein SMC, with protein MRLTCIKLAGFKSFVDPTTVTFPSNMAAVVGPNGCGKSNIIDAVRWVMGESSAKNLRGESMTDVIFNGSTTRKPVSQASIELVFDNSDGTLLGEYAAYAEISIRRKVTRDSQTTYYLNGTKCRRRDITDIFLGTGLGPRSYSIIEQGMISKLIESKPEDLRNFIEEAAGISKYKERRRETENRIRRTHENLARLTDLREELGRQLERLHRQAQAAEKYQEYKAEERQLKARLSALRWQALNEQVGQREAVIGNQEVSFEALVAEQRNADASIELLRDGHHDLSERFNLVQGRFYSVGGDIARVEQSIQHGQQRLRQLQDDLREAERSRLETESHLGHDRTMLATLGEELEMLEPEQEVTSAAAEEAAVALEESELGMHGWQEQWDSFNLRSAEPQRQSEVLQARIQQLETSMERVAERQRRLAEERALLAADPEDAAILELSEYLATSELTHEELQIAEEQLVERLEQVRHDLQQATQNQQQAQGDLQRLNGRLASLEALQQAALDPGTGASEWLSEQQLVERPRLAEGLRVEAGWELAVETVLGADLQAVLVDDFSTLDLAGFAQGDLRLFSAGSQGVHPSGSLLDKVEADVDLTPWLGQVRPVETLEQALALRVQLGEGQSLITRDGYWVGRHFLRVRRASEAESGVLARGQEIQRLGLEREEREATLARLEEQLQHLREQQLTQEDAREQVRRRLQDEARQQGEIKAKLSASKAKVEQLTLRRRRLDEELAELAEQRTLEHEHVGEARLRLQDALEAMATDTEQRELLLARRDSLRERLDRVRQDARQHKDHAHQLAVRMGALKAQHDSTRQALERLELQAERLAEKREQLTLNLEEGEAPLEELRLKLEELLDKRLSVDEELKVAQAALEDADRELRDAEKRRNQAEQQSQLIRGQLEQQRMEWQALTVRRTALQDQLLADGYDLHGVLATLDGELNEQQAEEELERIAARIQRLGAINLAAIDEYQQQSERKRYLDAQDADLVEALDTLENVIRKIDKETRSRFKDTFDQINGGLQALFPKVFGGGSAYLELTGEDLLDTGVTIMARPPGKKNSTIHLLSGGEKALTALALVFAIFKLNPAPFCMLDEVDAPLDDANVGRYARLVKEMSQTVQFIYITHNKIAMEMADQLMGVTMHEPGCSRLVAVDVEEAMAMVDA; from the coding sequence GTGCGCCTTACCTGTATCAAGCTCGCAGGCTTCAAGTCTTTCGTTGACCCGACGACGGTAACCTTCCCGAGCAACATGGCTGCTGTCGTCGGGCCGAACGGTTGCGGCAAATCGAACATCATCGACGCCGTGCGCTGGGTGATGGGCGAAAGCTCGGCCAAAAACCTGCGCGGCGAGTCGATGACGGACGTCATCTTCAATGGCTCGACCACGCGCAAGCCTGTCAGCCAGGCCAGCATCGAGCTGGTTTTTGACAACTCCGACGGTACCTTGCTGGGCGAATACGCGGCCTACGCCGAGATTTCGATCCGGCGCAAGGTCACCCGCGACAGCCAGACCACGTATTACCTCAATGGCACCAAGTGCCGTCGGCGTGACATCACCGATATTTTCCTCGGCACGGGCCTGGGGCCGCGCAGCTATTCGATCATCGAGCAGGGCATGATCTCGAAGCTGATCGAGTCCAAGCCTGAAGACCTGCGCAACTTTATTGAAGAAGCCGCCGGCATTTCCAAATACAAGGAACGCCGCCGCGAAACCGAAAACCGCATTCGCCGTACCCATGAAAACCTGGCTCGCCTGACCGACCTGCGTGAAGAGCTGGGTCGTCAGCTCGAACGCTTGCATCGACAGGCTCAGGCGGCCGAGAAGTATCAGGAATACAAGGCCGAGGAGCGTCAGCTCAAGGCCCGGTTGTCAGCCCTGCGCTGGCAGGCCCTGAATGAACAAGTGGGGCAGCGCGAAGCAGTCATCGGCAACCAGGAAGTCAGCTTCGAGGCCTTGGTGGCCGAGCAGCGTAACGCCGATGCCAGCATCGAACTCTTGCGTGACGGGCACCATGATCTGTCCGAGCGCTTCAATCTGGTGCAAGGGCGCTTCTACTCGGTGGGTGGCGACATTGCCCGGGTTGAGCAAAGCATCCAGCACGGTCAGCAGCGTTTGCGCCAACTGCAGGATGATTTGCGCGAAGCCGAACGCTCGCGTCTCGAAACCGAGTCCCATCTGGGGCATGACCGCACGATGCTCGCGACCCTCGGCGAAGAGCTTGAAATGCTTGAGCCGGAGCAGGAAGTGACCAGCGCTGCCGCTGAAGAAGCTGCTGTCGCTCTGGAAGAATCCGAACTCGGGATGCACGGGTGGCAAGAACAGTGGGACAGCTTCAACTTGCGCTCGGCCGAACCGCAGCGTCAGTCCGAGGTGTTGCAGGCGCGTATCCAGCAGCTGGAAACCAGCATGGAGCGTGTGGCTGAACGCCAGCGCCGTTTGGCTGAAGAGCGCGCGTTACTGGCCGCAGACCCGGAAGACGCAGCGATCCTCGAGTTGAGCGAATACCTGGCGACCAGCGAACTGACGCACGAGGAACTGCAGATCGCCGAGGAACAGCTGGTTGAGCGCCTGGAGCAAGTGCGGCATGACCTGCAGCAAGCCACGCAGAATCAGCAGCAGGCCCAGGGCGACTTGCAGCGTCTCAACGGCCGTTTGGCTTCGTTGGAGGCCTTGCAGCAGGCAGCGCTTGATCCGGGCACTGGCGCCAGTGAATGGTTGAGTGAGCAGCAGCTCGTCGAGCGTCCGCGACTGGCCGAAGGGTTGCGGGTAGAAGCTGGATGGGAACTGGCAGTAGAAACCGTGCTGGGTGCAGATTTGCAGGCGGTGCTGGTAGATGATTTCTCGACACTGGACCTGGCGGGGTTCGCCCAGGGCGATTTGCGTCTGTTCAGTGCCGGTTCGCAAGGCGTGCATCCCTCAGGCAGCCTGCTGGACAAGGTCGAGGCCGATGTTGATCTGACGCCATGGCTTGGGCAAGTCCGGCCGGTCGAAACCCTTGAGCAGGCGCTGGCATTGCGTGTTCAGTTGGGCGAGGGCCAAAGCCTGATCACTCGCGACGGGTATTGGGTCGGACGTCACTTTTTGCGCGTGCGCCGTGCCAGCGAAGCCGAAAGCGGCGTACTGGCCCGCGGTCAGGAAATCCAGCGTCTTGGGCTTGAACGCGAAGAACGTGAGGCCACGCTCGCGCGTCTTGAAGAACAGCTTCAACATTTGCGTGAGCAGCAGCTCACGCAAGAAGACGCCCGTGAGCAAGTTCGTCGTCGTTTGCAGGACGAGGCGCGGCAGCAGGGTGAGATCAAGGCCAAACTGTCTGCAAGCAAAGCCAAGGTCGAGCAATTGACTTTACGTCGCCGTCGACTGGACGAAGAACTGGCCGAGCTCGCTGAGCAGCGAACACTGGAGCATGAACATGTAGGTGAGGCGCGCCTGAGGTTGCAGGATGCGCTGGAGGCCATGGCCACCGACACCGAGCAGCGAGAACTGTTGCTGGCCCGGCGTGACAGCCTGCGCGAGCGGCTCGACCGGGTGCGCCAGGACGCGCGTCAACACAAGGATCACGCCCACCAGCTGGCGGTTCGCATGGGAGCCCTCAAAGCACAGCACGACTCGACCCGCCAGGCACTGGAGCGTCTGGAGCTGCAGGCCGAGCGCTTGGCTGAAAAGCGCGAGCAGCTCACGCTCAATCTGGAGGAGGGCGAAGCACCTCTCGAAGAGCTGCGCCTCAAGCTCGAAGAGCTGCTCGACAAGCGCCTGAGCGTGGACGAAGAGCTTAAGGTCGCCCAGGCAGCGCTTGAGGATGCCGATCGCGAGTTGCGCGACGCCGAAAAGCGCCGGAATCAGGCCGAGCAACAATCGCAGCTGATACGTGGTCAGTTGGAGCAGCAGCGTATGGAGTGGCAGGCGCTGACGGTGCGACGAACGGCGTTGCAGGATCAGTTGCTGGCCGATGGCTATGACCTGCACGGGGTACTGGCTACCCTGGATGGCGAGCTCAATGAGCAGCAGGCGGAAGAAGAGCTGGAGCGGATTGCTGCGCGTATTCAGCGGTTGGGGGCGATCAACCTAGCCGCCATCGATGAGTACCAGCAGCAGTCCGAGCGCAAGCGTTATCTGGATGCCCAGGATGCCGATCTGGTAGAGGCGCTCGATACGCTGGAAAACGTCATTCGCAAGATCGACAAAGAGACTCGTAGTCGCTTCAAAGACACCTTTGATCAGATAAATGGTGGATTACAGGCACTTTTCCCAAAAGTTTTCGGGGGCGGCAGCGCTTATTTGGAACTGACGGGCGAAGATCTACTCGATACAGGGGTAACAATCATGGCGCGACCACCGGGCAAGAAGAACAGCACGATTCATTTGCTGTCCGGTGGGGAGAAAGCGCTGACAGCCCTAGCGTTGGTTTTCGCCATTTTCAAGCTCAATCCGGCACCGTTCTGCATGCTCGATGAGGTTGATGCGCCGCTGGATGACGCGAACGTGGGTCGCTACGCACGCCTGGTGAAGGAGATGTCGCAGACGGTGCAATTCATCTACATCACTCACAACAAAATCGCCATGGAGATGGCGGATCAGTTGATGGGCGTGACGATGCATGAGCCGGGTTGTTCGCGTCTGGTGGCGGTTGATGTCGAGGAGGCAATGGCAATGGTCGACGCTTGA
- the dnaX gene encoding DNA polymerase III subunit gamma/tau, protein MSYQVLARKWRPRSFREMVGQTHVLKALINALDSQRLHHAYLFTGTRGVGKTTIARIIAKCLNCETGITSTPCGTCSVCREIDEGRFVDLIEIDAASRTKVEDTRELLDNVQYAPSRGRFKVYLIDEVHMLSSHSFNALLKTLEEPPPYVKFILATTDPQKLPATILSRCLQFSLKNMTPERVVEHLTHVLGVENVPFEDDALWLLGRAADGSMRDAMSLTDQAIAFGEGKVLAADVRAMLGTLDHGQVFDLLHALIEGDARALLEAVRHLAEQGPDWNGVLSEILNVFHRVAIAQALPEGVDNGHGDRNRVLALAKALPAEDVQFYYQMGLIGRRDLPLAPDPRGGFEMVLLRMLAFRPADTADTPSQPLKPVGISQATVDSSQAVAGATPVAPVVAHESEPVVAPVPAPVIEPAPVAVAVPKDLPWNEPSAPQVEEQLAPEPEPVLDTAGEQPDLPPMPLPIPDSVVPDAPDWTAAPLPEPTAGQVDAALSGMDRDDEPPLDEDYIEPDMDSAAYSYLDELASEHASEPAPEPEPLPAAMPATGLALEWLSMFPKLPVSGMTASIGANCTLIAVDGDDWLLHLDPAHSALFNATQQRRLNDALNQYHQRTLKVTIELVKPEQETPAQAASRFRAERQRLAEESIYADPLIQQMIQQFGAAVRDDTIQPVDVVEAKAS, encoded by the coding sequence ATGAGTTATCAGGTTCTTGCACGTAAATGGCGTCCGCGCTCGTTCCGCGAAATGGTCGGCCAGACCCATGTGCTCAAGGCTCTGATCAATGCCCTGGACAGTCAGCGCCTGCATCACGCCTACCTTTTTACCGGTACCCGTGGCGTCGGCAAGACCACCATTGCGCGGATCATCGCCAAATGCCTGAACTGTGAAACAGGTATCACTTCGACGCCCTGCGGAACGTGTTCGGTCTGTCGCGAAATCGACGAGGGGCGCTTTGTCGACCTGATCGAAATCGACGCCGCCAGCCGCACCAAGGTCGAGGACACGCGTGAGCTGCTCGACAACGTGCAGTACGCGCCAAGCCGTGGGCGCTTCAAGGTCTACCTGATCGACGAAGTGCACATGCTGTCCAGCCATTCCTTCAATGCGCTGTTGAAAACCCTTGAAGAGCCGCCGCCCTACGTCAAATTCATTCTGGCGACCACGGATCCGCAAAAGCTGCCGGCCACTATTCTTTCCCGCTGTCTGCAGTTCTCGCTGAAAAACATGACGCCCGAGCGAGTGGTCGAGCATTTGACCCACGTACTCGGTGTCGAAAACGTTCCGTTTGAAGACGATGCCCTGTGGTTGCTGGGGCGCGCCGCTGACGGCTCGATGCGTGATGCCATGAGTCTGACGGACCAGGCCATTGCTTTCGGTGAGGGCAAGGTTTTGGCCGCCGATGTGCGTGCCATGCTGGGGACGCTTGATCACGGTCAGGTGTTCGATCTGTTGCATGCTTTGATTGAAGGCGATGCGCGGGCATTGCTGGAAGCCGTGCGCCATCTGGCTGAACAAGGCCCGGACTGGAATGGCGTGCTGTCGGAAATCCTTAACGTTTTCCACCGTGTGGCGATTGCCCAGGCGTTGCCCGAGGGTGTCGACAACGGGCACGGAGACCGCAACCGTGTGTTGGCACTGGCCAAGGCGTTACCCGCCGAAGACGTGCAGTTTTACTACCAGATGGGCCTTATCGGCCGGCGTGACCTGCCATTGGCACCGGATCCGCGGGGTGGCTTTGAAATGGTCCTGCTGCGGATGCTGGCGTTCCGTCCGGCTGATACCGCTGACACACCGAGTCAGCCGCTAAAGCCAGTGGGGATCAGCCAGGCCACAGTTGATTCCTCCCAGGCCGTGGCGGGTGCGACACCTGTCGCTCCGGTAGTTGCCCATGAATCCGAGCCGGTGGTTGCGCCCGTGCCGGCGCCTGTCATCGAGCCTGCGCCTGTAGCGGTTGCCGTGCCCAAGGACTTGCCCTGGAACGAGCCGTCAGCTCCGCAGGTGGAGGAGCAGCTTGCGCCTGAGCCTGAGCCCGTTCTGGATACGGCGGGTGAGCAGCCGGATTTGCCGCCCATGCCGCTGCCCATCCCGGACAGTGTGGTTCCGGATGCGCCGGACTGGACCGCCGCGCCGCTGCCTGAGCCAACCGCCGGTCAGGTGGATGCTGCGCTGTCTGGCATGGATCGTGACGATGAGCCGCCGCTGGACGAAGATTACATCGAGCCCGATATGGATTCGGCGGCGTACAGCTACCTCGATGAGCTCGCCAGTGAGCATGCTTCCGAGCCTGCACCTGAGCCAGAACCCTTGCCGGCTGCGATGCCTGCAACCGGGCTGGCCCTTGAATGGCTGAGCATGTTCCCCAAATTACCGGTATCGGGCATGACGGCAAGCATCGGTGCCAACTGCACCCTGATTGCGGTCGACGGTGATGACTGGCTGCTGCATCTGGACCCGGCCCACAGTGCGCTGTTCAATGCGACTCAGCAGCGCCGGTTGAACGATGCACTGAACCAGTACCACCAGCGCACACTCAAAGTCACGATAGAGCTGGTCAAGCCCGAGCAGGAAACCCCGGCTCAGGCAGCTTCCCGCTTCCGGGCTGAGCGTCAGCGATTGGCAGAAGAATCGATTTATGCCGATCCTTTGATCCAGCAAATGATTCAACAGTTTGGCGCGGCTGTCCGCGACGATACGATTCAACCTGTCGATGTTGTCGAGGCCAAGGCTTCGTAA
- the zipA gene encoding cell division protein ZipA gives MEIGLREWLIVIGIVVIAGILFDGWRRMRGGKGKLKFRLDRSFSNAPDEEETSPELLGPSRVLDTPNHKEPQLDEHDLPSVSMSARDKGSKRSKRGGEPSQGDLNLDLDLDGGPSLSARDDDFPDETRSRGRSVPNVSAVEEKEQPQQAAQEVLVISVISRDPAGFKGPALLQNILESGLRFGEMDIFHRHESMAGNGEVLFSMANAVKPGVFDLDDIDLFSTPAVSFFLGLPGPRHPKQAFDVMVAAARKLSQELNGELKDDQRSVLTAQTIEHYRQRIVEFERRALTQKR, from the coding sequence ATGGAAATCGGTCTGCGCGAGTGGCTGATAGTCATCGGCATAGTGGTCATCGCCGGTATTCTTTTTGATGGCTGGCGCCGTATGCGTGGCGGCAAGGGCAAGCTCAAGTTTCGCCTTGATCGCAGCTTCTCCAACGCCCCTGACGAGGAAGAAACCAGCCCTGAGTTGCTGGGTCCTTCACGTGTCCTGGACACGCCTAACCACAAAGAGCCCCAGCTCGATGAGCACGATTTGCCATCAGTGAGCATGTCGGCGCGTGACAAGGGTTCCAAGCGCAGCAAGCGTGGCGGTGAGCCAAGCCAGGGCGACCTGAACCTGGACCTCGACCTGGATGGCGGCCCGAGCCTGAGCGCCCGTGATGATGATTTTCCGGACGAAACCCGCTCACGTGGGCGTTCAGTGCCAAACGTGTCCGCGGTTGAGGAAAAAGAGCAGCCTCAGCAGGCCGCTCAGGAAGTCCTGGTAATCAGCGTGATCAGCCGCGATCCGGCCGGATTCAAAGGCCCGGCGCTGCTGCAGAACATCCTTGAAAGCGGTCTGCGTTTTGGCGAGATGGATATTTTCCATCGCCACGAAAGCATGGCCGGCAATGGCGAAGTACTGTTCTCCATGGCCAACGCCGTCAAGCCGGGCGTATTTGATCTGGACGACATTGACCTGTTCTCCACACCAGCTGTGAGCTTCTTCCTCGGTTTGCCTGGTCCGCGCCATCCAAAGCAGGCTTTCGATGTGATGGTTGCCGCAGCACGCAAACTGTCCCAGGAGCTTAACGGTGAGCTCAAGGATGATCAGCGCAGTGTTTTGACCGCGCAGACCATCGAGCATTACCGTCAGCGCATTGTTGAGTTCGAGCGTCGGGCCTTGACCCAAAAACGTTGA
- the recR gene encoding recombination mediator RecR translates to MSFSPLIRQLIDALRTLPGVGQKTAQRMALQLLERDRSGGSRLALALSQAMEGVGHCRLCRTLTEDDLCPQCADMRRDDTLLCVVEGPMDVYAVEQTGYRGRYFVLKGHLSPLDGLGPEAIGIPQLMARIEEQGTFSEVILATNPTVEGEATAHYIAQLLSSKGLIASRIAHGVPLGGELELVDGGTLAHSFAGRKPITL, encoded by the coding sequence ATGAGCTTTAGCCCCCTGATTCGCCAACTGATCGATGCCTTGCGTACTTTGCCGGGTGTGGGCCAAAAGACTGCCCAGCGCATGGCGCTGCAATTGCTCGAGCGTGATCGCAGCGGTGGCTCGCGTTTGGCGCTGGCCTTGAGTCAGGCGATGGAAGGCGTGGGTCATTGCCGTCTGTGCAGAACCCTGACCGAAGACGACTTGTGCCCGCAGTGTGCGGACATGCGCCGGGACGACACGTTGCTGTGCGTCGTAGAGGGTCCGATGGATGTCTACGCCGTCGAGCAGACCGGGTATCGCGGTCGTTACTTCGTGCTCAAGGGGCATTTATCGCCACTGGACGGGCTGGGGCCCGAGGCGATCGGCATTCCGCAACTGATGGCGCGTATTGAAGAGCAGGGCACCTTCAGTGAAGTGATCCTGGCGACCAACCCGACCGTCGAAGGTGAAGCCACCGCGCATTACATTGCCCAGCTATTGAGCAGCAAAGGCCTGATCGCTTCGAGGATTGCCCACGGTGTACCGCTGGGCGGCGAGCTGGAGCTGGTGGATGGCGGCACCCTGGCTCACTCGTTCGCCGGGCGCAAACCGATCACCTTGTAA
- the ligA gene encoding NAD-dependent DNA ligase LigA produces the protein MTAANTRILELRAELDQHNYRYHVLDEPSIPDAEYDRLFRELKALEAEHPELVTADSPTQRVGSTALSAFTQVRHEVPMLSLGNAFDDTDMREFDRRVSEGLDLPAGDLFGGGAEVEYSCEPKLDGLAVSLLYQDGYLVRGATRGDGTTGEDISVNVRTVRNIPLKLHGSGWPAVLEVRGEVFMSKAGFDRLNEAQLAAGGKTFANPRNAAAGSLRQLDSKITASRPLEFCCYGLGQVSEEFSDTHIGNLKQLQQWGMPISHELKLARGIADCLDYYRDIGERRASLPYEIDGVVFKVNSLASQRELGFRAREPRWAIAHKFPAMEELTELLDVEFQVGRTGAVTPVARLKPVKVAGVTVSNATLHNMDEVARLGLMIGDTVIIRRAGDVIPQVVQVVLERRPGDARPVHIPERCPVCGSHVERTQLVKRSKGRETISEGAVYRCVGRLACGAQLKQAIIHFVSRRAMDIEGLGEKSVEQLVDEGLVSSPADLYTLTFEQIVDLEGFAELSSKNLLQAIADSKRPALARFIYALGIPDVGEETAKVLARSLASLERVQRALPQVLTYLPDIGLEVAYEIHSFFSDAHNQQVIGQLLERGLELQDQGELGAEFAASTTLGGLIDKLHIPSVGPGGAQKLAEKFGSLQGVIEADWLDMRQALPEKQAKSVREFFDSPDNARAALAIEAQLRDFGMHWQSEKKTVEGLPLAGQTWVLTGSLELMSRDVAKARLESLGAKVSGSVSGKTHCVVAGPGAGSKLVKANELGLKVLDEEAFVAFLSQPGI, from the coding sequence ATGACCGCCGCCAACACCCGCATTCTAGAGCTGCGCGCTGAACTGGATCAGCATAACTATCGTTATCACGTGCTCGACGAGCCGAGCATTCCGGACGCCGAGTACGATCGCCTGTTCCGTGAGCTGAAAGCGCTTGAGGCTGAGCATCCGGAGCTGGTCACGGCGGATTCGCCCACCCAGCGCGTCGGCAGTACGGCGCTTTCAGCTTTTACTCAGGTGCGTCATGAAGTGCCCATGCTAAGCCTGGGCAACGCCTTCGACGACACCGATATGCGTGAGTTCGACCGGCGTGTCAGCGAAGGTCTGGACCTGCCGGCAGGTGATCTGTTCGGTGGCGGTGCCGAGGTTGAGTACAGTTGCGAGCCCAAGCTGGACGGGTTGGCGGTCAGTTTGCTGTATCAGGATGGCTATTTGGTGCGCGGCGCTACCCGAGGTGATGGCACCACGGGTGAAGACATCAGCGTCAACGTACGCACCGTGCGCAATATTCCGCTCAAGCTGCATGGCAGCGGCTGGCCTGCGGTGCTGGAAGTGCGCGGCGAAGTCTTTATGTCCAAGGCCGGTTTCGATCGACTTAATGAGGCCCAGTTGGCGGCAGGCGGCAAAACCTTTGCCAATCCGCGCAACGCTGCAGCAGGCAGCTTGCGTCAACTGGACTCGAAAATCACCGCGAGCCGTCCATTGGAGTTCTGCTGCTACGGCCTGGGGCAAGTGTCTGAAGAATTTTCGGACACTCATATCGGCAATCTCAAGCAACTGCAGCAGTGGGGCATGCCCATCAGTCATGAGTTGAAGCTGGCCCGGGGCATTGCCGACTGCCTGGATTACTACCGTGACATTGGTGAGCGCCGGGCTTCTCTTCCCTATGAGATCGATGGCGTGGTGTTCAAGGTCAACAGCCTGGCATCGCAGCGCGAGCTGGGCTTCCGTGCCCGTGAGCCGCGCTGGGCCATTGCGCATAAATTCCCGGCAATGGAAGAGCTGACTGAGTTGCTGGATGTGGAATTCCAGGTCGGGCGTACCGGTGCGGTGACCCCGGTGGCTCGCCTCAAGCCGGTCAAGGTGGCCGGTGTCACGGTGTCCAATGCCACGCTGCATAACATGGACGAAGTCGCGCGCCTGGGGCTGATGATCGGCGATACGGTGATCATTCGTCGCGCCGGAGATGTGATCCCGCAAGTGGTGCAGGTGGTGCTTGAGCGTCGCCCCGGGGATGCGCGGCCGGTGCATATTCCTGAGCGCTGTCCGGTGTGTGGCTCCCATGTCGAGCGCACACAGTTGGTCAAGCGCAGCAAGGGCCGTGAAACCATCAGTGAAGGCGCGGTGTATCGTTGTGTCGGGCGTCTGGCCTGTGGTGCCCAGCTTAAACAGGCGATTATTCATTTTGTTTCTCGCCGGGCAATGGATATTGAAGGCCTGGGTGAGAAGAGTGTTGAACAGTTGGTGGACGAAGGCCTGGTGAGCTCACCGGCTGACCTGTACACCCTGACCTTCGAGCAGATCGTCGACCTCGAAGGCTTTGCCGAGCTGTCGAGCAAGAACTTGCTGCAGGCCATTGCCGACAGCAAACGCCCGGCCTTGGCACGCTTCATCTATGCCCTGGGCATCCCGGACGTTGGTGAAGAAACCGCCAAGGTGCTTGCGCGCTCGCTGGCCTCTCTGGAGCGCGTACAGCGCGCGTTGCCGCAAGTGCTCACCTATTTGCCGGATATCGGTCTGGAGGTGGCTTATGAGATCCACAGCTTCTTCAGCGATGCGCACAACCAGCAGGTGATCGGTCAGTTACTGGAGCGAGGCCTGGAGCTGCAGGATCAAGGTGAGCTGGGTGCTGAATTTGCGGCCAGTACCACATTGGGCGGGTTGATCGACAAGCTGCACATTCCTTCGGTTGGGCCGGGTGGCGCACAAAAGCTGGCCGAAAAATTCGGCTCGCTGCAGGGTGTCATCGAGGCCGACTGGCTGGACATGCGTCAGGCGTTGCCCGAGAAGCAGGCCAAATCGGTGCGTGAGTTTTTCGACTCGCCTGACAACGCCCGGGCTGCGCTGGCGATCGAAGCGCAACTGCGGGACTTCGGCATGCACTGGCAGAGCGAGAAAAAGACCGTTGAAGGCTTGCCGCTGGCTGGACAGACATGGGTCCTGACCGGCTCGCTGGAATTGATGAGCCGCGATGTAGCCAAAGCCAGGCTGGAAAGCCTGGGCGCCAAGGTCTCGGGCTCGGTGTCCGGTAAAACCCATTGCGTGGTGGCGGGGCCGGGAGCCGGTTCAAAACTGGTCAAGGCCAATGAGCTGGGGCTCAAGGTGCTGGATGAAGAAGCCTTTGTAGCGTTTTTGAGCCAGCCGGGCATCTGA
- a CDS encoding YbaB/EbfC family nucleoid-associated protein, translated as MMKGGMAGLMKQAQQMQEKMAKMQEELANAEVTGKAGGDMVSVVMTGRHDIKRVSIDPSVIAGVSEEDLEMLEALLAAAVNDAVRKVEANSQDKMSGVTAGMQLPPGMKLPF; from the coding sequence ATGATGAAAGGTGGCATGGCCGGCCTGATGAAGCAGGCGCAGCAGATGCAGGAAAAAATGGCCAAGATGCAGGAAGAACTGGCCAATGCTGAAGTCACCGGCAAGGCAGGTGGCGATATGGTGAGTGTGGTGATGACCGGTCGTCACGACATCAAGCGCGTCAGCATTGACCCGTCCGTGATTGCAGGCGTCAGCGAAGAAGACCTCGAAATGCTCGAGGCGCTTTTGGCCGCCGCCGTCAACGACGCCGTGCGCAAGGTCGAAGCCAACAGCCAGGACAAAATGTCGGGTGTGACTGCCGGTATGCAACTGCCGCCGGGCATGAAGCTGCCTTTCTAA